AGATAATTATGATCTGTGTTTAGATGAGTGCAGACTTGGGATTGATGGTGTGGCTGCAGTTGTCTCGGCTTATATCAGTCAGATCAGGGGAAAGAAGTGATCTAAGGATAGTAGAAACAGGACTGGGAGTAAAAACGGTCGGAAGGGAGAGCAGCATGGCATACTATTTAGCAGAAGGTGCAATTGTAAAAGGAGATGTTACGATCGGAGAAGATTCAGGAATATGGTATCATGCAACGGTGCGTGGAGATACTGACAGGATTACGATCGGAAGCAGGACGAACGTACAGGATAATGCGGTCCTTCATGTGGGAGACGGGCATGCGCTTACCATTGGAAACGATGTGACGATCGGGCATGGTGCGATTGTACACGGATGTGAGGTCGGCAATAATACATTGATCGGAATGGGTGCGATCATATTAAATGGTGCAGTGATCGGCGATAACTGTATCATTGGTGCAGGGGCTCTTGTGACACAGAACATGGAAATCCCGGATGGCAGCCTTGCATTTGGAAATCCGGCGAAGATAATAAGAAAGCTGACAGAGGAAGAAATTAAGTCAAACCATAACAACGCGCTGTTGTATGTGGGAGAAGCAAAAAATCAGTTGATGCCGGTATGAGCAGAGATCAGGATAAATATTAATATTTATCCGTTATATTTATAAAAATGGATGTTTCCAATAGATTAAATGAGGAAACATCCATTTTTTGTATATGTTTTTTATTTTATTCCCTGATCGAATCAAGTGCATTGGAAATATCTGCAATTAAGTCTTCCTTATCCTCAAGACCGAGGCTGATACGGATAAGTTCTGCCGGAACGCCGGCTTCTTTTAACTGTTCGTCGGTCATCTGGCGGTGTGTGGATGTTGCAGGATTTAAGCAGCAGGTTCTTGCGTCAGCAACATGTGTTTCAATCGCACCGAGTTTCAGATTCTGCATAAATGTGGAGGCAGCACCACGTCCACCTTTTAAACCGAAAGAGACAACACCACAGCCACCATTTGGCAGATATTTTTTTGCACGCTCATAATATTTGCTGGAAGGAAGTCCCGGATAGTTGACATAGGCAACTTTAGGATGTTTTTCTAAAAATTCAGCAACAGCCTGACCGTTTTCCACATGTTTTGGCATACGGACATGCAATGATTCAAGACCGAGATTTAAGATAAAAGCGTTCTGTGGAGACTGCATACAGCCGAAGTCACGCATCAGCTGTGCGGTACATTTTGTAATAAAAGCACCTTTTTTACCAAATTTTTCTGCATAGGTAATTCCATGATAGCTTTCATCCGGTGTACACAGTCCTGGATATTTGTCGGCATGAGCCATCCAGTCAAATTTACCACTGTCCACGATCGCTCCGCCTAAGGCAGCTCCGTGACCATCCATGTATTTGGTCGTGGAGTGGGTTACGATGTCAGCACCCCATTCAAACGGGCGGCAGTTGACTGGAGTCGGGAACGTGTTATCGATCACAAGCGGAACGCCGTTGGCATGGGCAACTTTTGCAAATAGTTCGATATCTAAAACGGTGAGTGCAGGGTTAGCAATCGTCTCACCAAACATAAGCTTTGTATTTGGCTTAAATGCTGCATTTAATTCTTCCTCAGTAGCATCAGGAGAAACAAATGTGGTCGTGATTCCCATTTTTGCCATCGTGACAGCGAGCAGGTTGAAAGTACCACCATAGATAGAGGAGGAAGCAACGATGTGATCGCCACATTCACAGATATTGAACATGGCAAGAAAATTGGCTGCCTGTCCGGAAGAAGTTAACATTGCAGCCGAACCGCCTTCCATAGCTGCAATCTTTGCAGCGACGATATCGTTGGTAGGATTCTGAAGGCGGCTGTAAAAATAACCATCTGCCTCTAAATCAAAAAGTTTTCCCATATCCTCGCTGGTACTGTATTTAAAAGTGGTAGACTGGATGATCGGCACCTGTCTCGGTTCTCCATTGCCAGGTGTGTAACCTGCCTGCACACATTTTGTCCCCATTCTGTATTCACTCATAGAAATCTAATCCTCCGTTTCTGCACTGTTTTATAAAAACAGCTGCATTAAAAATTCCTTCGCGATTCATCACATTAGTAAGAAAAAGCGCATAAAAATATCGTATCATTCATAGGAAGATTTTACAAGGGAATATCTTTTGATTTTAAAAAATTTGTGATACAGTAAGGAAGAAAAAATATAGAGCATGTCAGGTTTGAATAAAAAGAGAGAAGTGTGATTGAAAAGTGAAATTACAGCCATTTCAGACATTAAAACATTACGATAAGCAAAATCTTCCAAAGGACATTCTTGCTGGAATCATCATCATGGCAGTTTCTATCCCGATTTCCATGGGGTATGCACAGATTGCAGGGCTTCCGGCAGTTTATGGATTATACGGCTCGGTGTTTCCGATCATTTTATTTGGGCTTTTTTCCACGTCACCGCAATTTATTTTTGGTGTGGATGCGGCTCCGGCAGCATTGATCGGTTCAGCTATTGTGGGACTTGGCATTGAAGGCGGAACGAAAGAGGCCATGGCAGCAGTGCCTGTACTGACTTTTTTTGTGGCACTGTGGCTTCTGGCATTTTATTTTATGAAGGCAGGAAAACTGGTCAATTTTATTTCTGCACCGGTCATGGGAGGATTTATCACCGGAATCTGTACCACGATCATACTGATGCAGGTGCCAAAGCTGATGGGTGGAACGGCAGGAGTCGGAGAACTTTTTGAACTGGCAGAGCATATTGCAGGGACGGCAGGTCAGATCAATCTGCTGTCGCTTGTGATCGGACTTTTTGCATTTGTGATCCTTCTGGTTTCGAAAAAGCTGATCCCAAAGTTTCCGATGGCAGTTGCACTGATGGCAGCAGGGGCACTTATGACACGGCTCCTGCCGGTCAGGGAGTGGGGCGTACAGACGCTTGCAGCAGTAGAACCCGGAATGCCGGAATGGAGCATACCGGATTTCTCAGTGATTGCACCGAAGGATGCGATCATCACAAGCCTGTCGGTTGCCGTTGTCATAATGGCTGAGACTTTGCTCGCAGAGAACAGTTTTGCTCAGAAAAACGGTTATAAGATTGACGATAATCAGGAACTTTTTGCATTTTCCATAGGAAATTTTGTCGCAGCGTTTACCGGCTGCTGTCCGATCAATGGATCGGTATCACGTAGTGCAATGGGGGAACAGTATCAGGCAAAAACACAGCTTACCGGTATCGTGGCAGGGGTGTCGATGATCATTCTTCTTTTATGTGGAACCGGTTTTATCGGATATCTGCCGATTCCGGTACTGACGGCGATCGTGATCTCAGCACTGCTTGGTGCAACGGAGTTTGAACTTGCGGTCAGGCTGTGGAAAGTCAGCCGGACGGAGTGTTTCATTTTTATAGGAGCTTTTCTTGGTGTGCTGATGCTTGGTACGATCAATGGTGTTTTGATCGGGATCATTCTTTCTTTTACGGAAATGATCATCCGTACTTCAAAACCGGCAAGGTGCTTTTTAGGAATCCAGCCCGGCCATCAGCATTTCAGGGATCTGCGGGAAGGCAGCCAGATCCATGCGGTGGAGGGAGTTTTGATTTACCGTTTCAGCAGCAATTTGTTTTTTGCCAATATCGGGGTGCTGCAAAAGGATATCGAGGAGCATATCAAAGATGACACGAAAGCAGTCATTCTGGATGCCGGAGGAATCGGAAGTCTGGATATCACAGCGGCAGACCGTCTGGAGATCCTGTACAAATCTTTGAAGGAAAAAGGAATCCGTTTCTATATGACAGAGCACATCGCAGACGTGAATGAGCAGCTTCGAAAATTAGGTCTTGGCTATCTCATCGAGGAAGGCTGTGTGCGGAGAACCATACATATCGCGTTAAAAGATATGGGAATCAACAGACCGTATCCGCTTGAGGGCGGCGTGGATAATGAGGAGCGCAGCGCATCGAGAAAACGTGCGGATAACCGTGTGCAGGAATTTGTCTGGGCATTTGGTTCAGAGACGGAAGATGAGATCGAAAAACAGATCGTACTTCAGATTGAGCAGTTAAAGCAGACGGGGGATGTTGAAAATCTGTTTCATGGCAGATGGGCACATATGGAGGCACTGGATGAAGATGAGTGGCTCGAACATTTAGAGGAACATTTAAAGGAAATCGTTAATATCTCCGGCAAGGACGAGATGACGTTAGCGGGCAGACTTGAGGCACACCGGAAGGAAGTACATGACCGTATTGCAAAAGAGCATCCGGAACTGGCGGAGCGTTTTAAGGAACGCAGGCACCTGCTGGATGAGCATTTGAAGGAGCGCAGACCGGAAGTGTATGAGCTGGTGTTAGAGCTTCGGGAGAAGAGGAAAGAGTAGAAAATAAAGATACTTTTTAGGCAGAGATGTAAGAAAAACATTTCTGTCTATTTTTTTACTTAAAAATGTACATGGACATTATGTGTCCGTGTGGTCTGCTAGAATGAGGATATCAAAAAACAAGGGAGGAAAATGAGATGG
The Roseburia rectibacter DNA segment above includes these coding regions:
- a CDS encoding O-acetylhomoserine aminocarboxypropyltransferase/cysteine synthase family protein, encoding MSEYRMGTKCVQAGYTPGNGEPRQVPIIQSTTFKYSTSEDMGKLFDLEADGYFYSRLQNPTNDIVAAKIAAMEGGSAAMLTSSGQAANFLAMFNICECGDHIVASSSIYGGTFNLLAVTMAKMGITTTFVSPDATEEELNAAFKPNTKLMFGETIANPALTVLDIELFAKVAHANGVPLVIDNTFPTPVNCRPFEWGADIVTHSTTKYMDGHGAALGGAIVDSGKFDWMAHADKYPGLCTPDESYHGITYAEKFGKKGAFITKCTAQLMRDFGCMQSPQNAFILNLGLESLHVRMPKHVENGQAVAEFLEKHPKVAYVNYPGLPSSKYYERAKKYLPNGGCGVVSFGLKGGRGAASTFMQNLKLGAIETHVADARTCCLNPATSTHRQMTDEQLKEAGVPAELIRISLGLEDKEDLIADISNALDSIRE
- a CDS encoding gamma carbonic anhydrase family protein — protein: MAYYLAEGAIVKGDVTIGEDSGIWYHATVRGDTDRITIGSRTNVQDNAVLHVGDGHALTIGNDVTIGHGAIVHGCEVGNNTLIGMGAIILNGAVIGDNCIIGAGALVTQNMEIPDGSLAFGNPAKIIRKLTEEEIKSNHNNALLYVGEAKNQLMPV
- a CDS encoding SulP family inorganic anion transporter; amino-acid sequence: MKLQPFQTLKHYDKQNLPKDILAGIIIMAVSIPISMGYAQIAGLPAVYGLYGSVFPIILFGLFSTSPQFIFGVDAAPAALIGSAIVGLGIEGGTKEAMAAVPVLTFFVALWLLAFYFMKAGKLVNFISAPVMGGFITGICTTIILMQVPKLMGGTAGVGELFELAEHIAGTAGQINLLSLVIGLFAFVILLVSKKLIPKFPMAVALMAAGALMTRLLPVREWGVQTLAAVEPGMPEWSIPDFSVIAPKDAIITSLSVAVVIMAETLLAENSFAQKNGYKIDDNQELFAFSIGNFVAAFTGCCPINGSVSRSAMGEQYQAKTQLTGIVAGVSMIILLLCGTGFIGYLPIPVLTAIVISALLGATEFELAVRLWKVSRTECFIFIGAFLGVLMLGTINGVLIGIILSFTEMIIRTSKPARCFLGIQPGHQHFRDLREGSQIHAVEGVLIYRFSSNLFFANIGVLQKDIEEHIKDDTKAVILDAGGIGSLDITAADRLEILYKSLKEKGIRFYMTEHIADVNEQLRKLGLGYLIEEGCVRRTIHIALKDMGINRPYPLEGGVDNEERSASRKRADNRVQEFVWAFGSETEDEIEKQIVLQIEQLKQTGDVENLFHGRWAHMEALDEDEWLEHLEEHLKEIVNISGKDEMTLAGRLEAHRKEVHDRIAKEHPELAERFKERRHLLDEHLKERRPEVYELVLELREKRKE